Below is a window of Elusimicrobiota bacterium DNA.
GTCGTTCTATCCCTCTTCCCATCACGTGCGGAAATGCCCCAGAAACATCCAATCGAGATTGTCTGGGCATGTTGCTATCACCCATTATGTATACAATATGATTCTGCTGAAAACCCCCTCCCGCTGCTTTCCCAATGATTAGGCCGCGTTGATCTCCACCACGGGCAAGTGCAAAAGTTCCAACTTTTTCAAGTCCCTCATTGTCGACGCGTGGTCGATATCGATGCCGACCACACGACCGTCCTTGTCCAGGTCCACAAGAAGGCCTTCCACTATCTCCCGTGTCTCCGCGCTTGGCCTCGAATTCAAATCAATATACAGCGAATCCGTATCCCCATAATAATTCAATTTCATGGATTCCTCCTATCTCTTAAATCCTCGATCAAAATACGCGTTGTGAACCGTCTCTCCATCCTCTAACGTTATAACGCGCAAAACGCGACCATCAAACTCTTCGATCCCCCTCCAAAAACTGATCCGCCCATTTTCTTGAGTTACCCGTTTCATCGGTGACTTCAAAACGGTTTCTATCCATACCTATCGGACCTCAGGACGTTTCCTTAGTTCGGAATCTTCAGTTGGGCGCGAGGACCGGCCAGGCTCAGAGAGCCTGGCACCTGAAGCGGCAGAGCCGCTGATGCGAGACGAAAAAAGCGGGCTTTTTTACGAACAAAAAAGTGCAGGTCGTAGGCCCTTCCCACGCGGGCCATTCCCCCTTGGCATTCCTGGCTAGCGCCGTCACACTTCCGCTAGCGCGGTCGCGGGGAATACGGACAAACTTTTTTGGGAAGGAAAAAGGCCCGATTTTTTTGTCGAATCCCGTGATTCAACTGGGGATTTTGGGTTAAATTGTCTACATTCATGCCCCATCAAGCGAAGAAACGGACTTCCATTCCTCTGCCCGGATTTCCCCAGGTTTGGCGTCATGATATACCGTGGTTGGCTTCATCTTTAATACCCCGTCGCAGACAACCCACCTAAGCTCTCGGCCCCGGGTCCTTACGCTAATTCTTCATTCCAGAAAGACGTTTTTCGATTTGTCCTAACCGATTTTTTATCTGTTCATTTTCTGTTGTTAGTCTTTTGTTTTCAACCTTCATTTCAACATTTTCAGTTTCGAGCCGCAAAATTTTCTTGTCGACCAAACTTCCCCCCGCCAGCCCAATCCCCACCGCCACATTGACCCGTTTTAATCCAAGATCAGACGACGAGGCCCAGGAGGTCCCCACAGCATTTTGTATCTCGGCCATGGTCGCCGAACTCCGCGGAACCCCCCGCCCAGTCCCGTCACCGTTGGCCACAATCAAATCCCCTTCATGAACTTTCCCTCTGACCAGAACCGGCAATTGCCCCGCAAAAGCCACCAGCATCCCGTGCCCCGGTTCTTTGATATCGTTCCCCACAAACGCCGCCGTTTGGGTGGACGATACCACCACATAAACTCCCCGGTACATAACGATCGATCCCATTGCTGGAATAGGCCCCTCCCAATCCACCCACTCCGCAAAGTCCGCCCCGCTGGCGTTAATTGTCCCCGCCGCATTAATCGACCGCCCCGTCACCGAGTCCTTCGCCACATACTCCACCGCGTCCGCCGCGTTATACCCCCCCGTAATCCCCCCGGCCGGACTCACCACTTTCCAATAAACGGTTCCCGCGTTTTGCCCCTGAACCGCCACCGATCCCGCGGTCGTCTGATTCACGTCCAACTTCCCATTGGGGTTCGTCGTTCCAATTCCCACGTTGCCTGAGGAAACAAGAGTCATCTTCCGTGTTCCCGTAAGGGTCGTGTTATCTGGAGCCGTGTAAAAACGAAGTTCAGTCGCCGCGTTATTGTTAGTATAACCTCCTCCAATAGCCACTGCACTAACAGCGCTATCATCAATTGCGGCCCCAATGAGAGTCACGGGTTCTTCCGAATTGAGCCAATGTCTTGAGGTTAACGCGCTACTTTTAACAGCAGCATCAGTGGTTGTTCTCCCAATAATAATGGCCCGATTGTTATACCCACTTGTATCGATGAACTGAGATCGACCCGAAACGTGAAGAGTAGTTTCAGGACTTGTGGTCCCGATACCAACATTCCCCCCGTTTGGATTAATCAACATAGGATACGTTGTCGCAAGGTTCAGTCCATTTCCTGTTTGTAACCAGAGCCCCGAACCTCCAGCCGACCCGATGTCCAATACAGCCCCATCAGTTCGCCCCAAACGAAGCCGCTGACCCGCGCTTTGAGACGCCCCGCTAGAAGCGGGAAACGCCGAAGAAACATCATAAATATCCAACTTCGCCCCTGGGTTCACCGTTCCAATCCCGAGCCGTTTATTGGTGTTGTCCCAAAAGAAGTTTCCGTTGTCCTGCCCCGCCGACGCCGCCCCGTTGGCGAACAGCACGCTCCCGGACGTCAGTCCCGACAAAGTCCCCGCGCTCCCCTGAAAAGCAAAAGTCTGACGGTTGGTGGTGTTGGTCGAAAAATAGAGGTTCGTACCATCAAATTCCAAGGCCCCCACCTCCGGCGTCGTCAAACTCGTCCCCGCCGTAAACTTTAACGGCGCGGTGTTCGCGGTGGCTGTCCCTGCCTTCAAATGCAACACTGAGGTGGGTGATGTCGTCCCTATGCCCACATTCCCTTGGCGGGTCCCCCCAGCGATGACCATCGCAATTCCTGTTCCTCCTGCCCCTCCCGTAAGAAAATTTAAATTTCCCCACGGACCCACAAGTGAATTAAGACTATTGATAAAGTTGGTGTCCGCAAAAGTCCCGTACCGGAATCCTCCATTTCCCGCGTTTTGTTCTATGTCCAAGTAATTCCCATTTCGCGAAACACGAAAAATACTACTCCCTCGATTATCCGATCCAACGCTGTTAATAATTGCCAATAACAAATTACTCCCAACAGTCTCACTGCTGTAAACATTCAATTTCACTCCGGGGCTCCCCGTCCCGATGCCCAGCCTTTTGTTGGCATTGTCCCAGAAGAAGTTGCTGTTGTCCTGCCCCGCCGACGCCGCCCCGTTGGCGAAGAGGACACTGCCGGAGGTGAGAGGAGCGTTCGTTGAAATGACATTGTTTCCCCCCACGGTGACGGTGGAGGCGGCAACAGAGCCGGCATTGGTCACGTTGTTTCCCCCCATATCAATCGATCCGCTCATGGTCCCGCCAGCAAGGGGGAGTTTTCCGCTGTCGGTCCCCGCGGGGATCCGCGCCGCATCCAGAACCCCACTGGTGATTTTCGCGGCGTCCAGGTTGGGAATGTCCCCCGCGCTTAGCGTGTCCCCCACCGTCACTCGCCCTTTGGCGTCCGTCGTGACTTTGGTATACGTCCCCGCGGTCCCGGTGCTCGTAAGCGTCACCGCACCCGCCGAAGAAATCGTTGCGTCACCGGACAGAGCCACCCCCGCCACCGCATTCGATCCGTCCCCCACAAGAATCTGACCCGCCGGCAGGGCCGAATCCACTTTGCTATTGAACGTCGCCCAGTCCCCGCTCGCCAGGTAACCGTCCGTGCTCGCGTTGGCGCGGGAAACAGAAATCGTGGGCGTGGTACCCCCCGAGCTCGACAGCGGCGCGTTCGCGCCAACGCTCGTCACCGTCCCATCACCGGTCGACACCGTTTGCCAACTCCCGTTCACATAACTTTCCACCGCGTTCAAGGTGCTGTTGTAGCGGGTGTCCCCATTGGCGGGGGTGCCTGGGCGCTCGGCACTTGTTCCGGTGGGGAGCCTTACCGCGTCGCTCTTGGCGCTGAGGTCAAGGCTCGTGGCCGGGGCGCCACCTAACCCGATCCGGTCTACGTTCAATTGGGCGGTGCCGCTCACGTGGCTTCCTGAAATGGAACTTGTGGCTATTTTTACACCCGTCACCGCTCCGTCTTGTAACGCCGCAGTATTCACACCACCCGCTTGGACGGATTCCGCCAGAGTGGCCACATGGGACCGCGGGACCGGTGTCACACGGAGTTTGGGTAGGAGCGGAGTTCCCGCGACGCTCAAAAGCGCATAGAGAGGTTCACTGCCCGCATAGGCGGAGGCATCCAAGGGCGATCCCACGGGGGTACCGGATCCCAGCTCATAAGAAAAAACGCCTTGAGGGTTAATGGGGGTAATGAGGCCAGTTTCGGTATACACCGGAGTCCCGCCCGTGGTGGCGGGATCGCCATCCCGGTAAAGCCGCCATTCCACCGAGGTCGGTGTTCCGATGGGGTTCCCGTTGTTGTCGGAAAGGCGCCCCTGAACCATGAAGTTGAAATCGGCCCAGGCAACGCCGCCAACAATAAATATTGAAACCAAAAATGCCAACCGTTTTGTCACCCGAGAAGTCCACCCTAAGGCAAAATAATGGAGCCGACTCTACCGGCCCCGCGATCAACCGTCCACTGAGGAACGGCCCCTTCCATATACAGCAGGAACGTCCATAATTCAAGGGTTTCGTAGACCAAGCAACTGAGGGTCGAGTAGCCCGGGGGATTCCACCCCCAGGCTCTCACAGATCCCTACATAAATCTCTCGATTCATACGACTCTTCCTGATCAGACCGCATTCCATCGCCATTGACAAATATCTCATTATGAGATACAATCGCTTTACATCATGAGGATCATCACGCGAAAACGGTTGATCGAGTTTTCAAAACGGCACCCCGATGCACGACACGGTCTCACGCATTGGTATCGTGTCATGACGCATACGGATTATGCCTCACGGGCGGCCCTTCGGGTTACGTTTCCCAGTGCCGATGCTGTCGATCCGTTAACGGTTTTCAATATTGCAGGAAACGAGGTCCGATTGATTGTAGCGATCCACTACAACCGCAAGATCGTCTACATCCGCCACGTGTTGACTCACGCGGAATACGACAAAGACAAATGGAAGGAATAAAAATATGCGCCTCAAACTGAAAGAAATCATCAAAGCCTGGCCCGTTCTGTCGAAAGCGCTGTCCGTTCCTCACAAACGTGCCGAGTATGAAGAGACGGTCGCGTTGCTCGATGAATTGATCGACACCGTGGGGGAAAACGAAAATCATCCCCTGGCCTCTCTCATGGAAACGCTCTCCGCCGTTGTCGAAGCCTACGAACAACACCACGTCCCCGAATTTTCGGAGGAGCCACGCTTTTCTCTCAGAGCGCTCATGAAAGAACATGGTCTCACCCAGGGGAACCTCCCCGAGGTGGGCAGCCAAGGGGTCGTCTCCGAAGTCTTGAATGGAAAACGACGCCTCAACATCCGTCAAATCCAAGCACTCAGCCACCGTTTCGGCGTGGCCCCCGCCGTCTTCCTGTAACCCTGATTAAAATCCCCTCACCGGATTGAAACGGATCTACCGGACCAGTCCCAACAGGTAGGAATCTTCCTCTGAAAATGGGGCGTGACCCAAGCGCTAAATTTGAACTAAAATAGGGGCCGCATCAGTCCTTTGTTCTACCGGGTTTTTCTCTTGACGAAAAACACACCCTCTGTTACACTGAAATACCTTGAAACATATTAGCCTTCGCACAAAACTGGTTGCCCATTCCACCCTGCTGGTGCTTGTGGCCGTCGTCGGGGTCGGGGTTTCCCTTTACATTGCGGAGAAACGCTACCTGATCCAACGATTTGATCAATCCCAAGAAGACAATGTCAACTCGTTGGTTCAAATCCGCCGGGAAGCCGTCACCGCCCAAAACGATCAACTTCTTTTAAGTTACCTTTCCCTTCTTCGCCGGTCCCGAGCGCTCAGCTACGCCATGATCCAAGACAACACGGGACGCGTCGTGGCACACACCAACCCCGCCTTTGTGGGGCAACGCCTAACCGACCCCCTCAGTCTTCGCGCCATTGAGGCCACAAGCCTTCTCCGCCAACAAGGCGGGGCAACAGACGATGTGGTGGATTTGGCTCTCCCGATCATGCAAGGGTTCACCCGAATGGGAATTGCCCGGGTCGGATATTCGCAGACCTCCATGGGCCTACTGGTGGGGCAAGCCCTGGAAGCCGCTCACCATCGCATCGTGATCGCGGGCCTTTTGGCCATAGGATTCGGCGTCGTGGTCGCGGTCATGCTGTCCTTGCTCCTAACGCGCCCGATTGGGCTATTGAGGGACGGCGCCCATAAAATTGGTGAAGGAAATTTGGACCACCGCATTCGCATCACCACACGGGACGAACTGGGTGAACTCGCCCATGAGTTCAACGTCATGGCCACGAAACTCCAGGAATTGGACCAATTGAAACAGGACTTTGTTTCCAACGTCACCCACGAACTCCGATCCCCCCTCACCTCCCTGCGCGGGTATGTGGAACTTCTCCTCCGAGAAGGGGCGGGCGCCATTAACGAAGAGCAGCGGGAATTTCTGATCGTTATAAAAAACAATTCGGTTCGGCTGGCCCGGTTCATCGATAACCTTTTGGACGTGGCAAAAATCGAAGCGGGGAAAATAGAACTTCACCCCGAACGCATCCGGCTACAAGATCTTGCTTTAGAAATGACGGTCGTCTTCCGGCCCCTCGCCCAGGAAAAAGACATCACGTTCCTAACGGACTTCCCCCCCCGCCTTCGCCCCATCCACGCGGACGCGGACAAACTTCTGGAAGTGATGACAAATTTATTGAGCAACGCCTTCAAATTCACCCCGGCCCAAGGGAAAGTCACTCTGGCCGCAACCGAAGAAGAGGGGAACGTGCACATCCTCATCAAAGACACCGGCATCGGGATCCCCCCGGAATCCCTGGGAATTATTTTCAACAAATTTGAACAGGTCAAACCCACCCAAGGATTGGCCCGAAAAACAAAGGGGTCCGGCTTGGGACTTACGATTGTGAAAGGGATTGTGGAAGCCCATGGCGGTCGGGTGTGGATCGAAAGTCAGATGAATCAAGGCACCACGGTCCATGTTCTCCTTCCCCAACCCGGCCGGGAGGAAGAAGATATCGAATTGATTTAAACCTGACAGAGATAAAGATATTTACAAAGAGATAGACAATGATCTAGGATGGATTTTCCGATGGGCCATTTTTTCAGGGGGATACCGGAATGATAAAGAAACGCGTCTTGGTTGTGGATGACGACAGAGACATCCGCCGTTTGGTGGAAAGCATCTTATCCAAAGAGGGATTTGTCACCATCGGGGCGGAAAACGGGGCCGACGCCTTAAAAAAAGTCGTCAATTCAAAACCTGACTTGATCATCCTTGATCTCCAATTGCCGGACAAAGATGGGTTCGAGATTTGCAAAATCCTTCGGGCGGATCCTGCCACACGCTACATCCCGGTGGTTTTCCTCACTGTCCAAAACCTAGATTCCTACAAGATCGCCGGGTTGGAAATCGGGGCCGACGACTACATCACCAAACCGTTTAACCAAACGGAATTGGTGGCCCGGATCAAAGCCGTCCTTCGCCGCGCCGAATGGCGGGACAAAAAGGACCCCGGCTTAAAAGAAGGCCCCCTCACCATTGACATGGAAAAACACACGGCTGTCATGGATGGGAAAGCCATCAACCTGGCCCCCAAAGAATTCGATCTCCTCCTCACCCTCATGCGCAACGAAGGGAAAGTTCTCACCCGCGCCGAACTCTCGGAAACCGTTTGGGGTCAAGAATATTTCGGCAACACCCGAACAGTTGACGTTCATGTGGGCCGTCTCCGCCGTAAACTGGGCAAACAAGGCGACCGCGTCAAAACCGTCGAACGCATCGGCTACCGCTTCGAATAACACGTCCCAACGTTCCGGTTTTTTCTTCAGCCCCGGAGGAAAAGAGCCAAGGAGAGGGTATGTTCTACACGGGAAAACGCCTCGCATCGATTCCCCCAACACGTGCTCGAACAGAAGAGGGGAAGAACTCCTTCCTTCGCTTCGTTGAGCTCAACGAAATTCCTCCTTTAATAACGATATTGACAATTAAAATATATTGGCATAAGATTTAATAACGACATGAGGCAAGGAATCCCCAAAACGAACCCTCGTGCGGGCCGATGGGAAAAACAATCTGGGCCGGAACCCTTTTATTGCTTTCTCCCGGCCCCCTTACCACCCCGTCCGACCATTGAATTTAACGGCCGCCTCCAAGAGAGGGTGGCAAGGGCAAGCCACGCACTGGGCCGTGTCACAATTGCCCAACCCATCACTTTTGCTTTATACCTACATCCGGAAGGAGGCGGTACTCTCTTCTCAAATTGAGGGAACTCAATCCTCTCTTTCCGATCTCCTGCTTTTTGAAAACAAGCAGGCCCCGGGTGTTCCGGTAGGCGATGTCAAAGAAGTATCAAACTACGTGGGGGCCTTGGAATACGGCATGAAACGTCTGAAGGGCGGATTTCCTCTCAGCTTAAGGTTGATGCGTGAAATCCATGCCGTCCTTCTGAGTGGTTCAAGGGGAGCGCACCAACAGCCGGGAGAGTTTCGTCGCTCACAGAACTGGATTGGGGGGAGCCGACCGGGCAATGCACTTTATGTCCCGCCACCGGCACGAGAGGTTCTGCCCGCAATGGGCGCATTGGAGAAGTTTATTCATGGGGTTCCCGTCCAAACCCCTACACTCATCAAAGCAGGTCTCGTACACGCGCAGTTTGAAAGCATCCACCCCTTCTTGGATGGAAACGGACGTTTGGGACGTCTCCTCATTCCTTTTATTCTCTATGAGGAACAAGCCTTAACCCATCCCTTTCTATATCTCAGCCTCCATTTTAAAGAGAACCGGCAGTATTATTACGAAACCCTCCAAAGCGTTCGGATCAACGGAGACTGGGAGCGATGGTTGGATTTCTATTTAGAGGGTATCGAAAAGGTATCAAACCAGGCCTGCGGGACAGTGGAAAAATTGACCTGGATGTTTGAACAACACAAGAGCAAGATCGAAGAAATAGGCCGCGCCGCCAATTCAGCCTTGAACGTGTTTGAACTTTTGAAGAAACGATGCCTCGTTTCTCTCCCGGTCATTCAGAACGAATTAAAACTCACATTCCCCACCGCCAACAAAGCCCTTTTGAACCTTCAAAACCTGGGCTTCGTCAAAGAAATCACCGGAAAACGCCGGGATCGCATTTTCTCCTATGAACCGTATCTCAAGGTCCTCCATACGGGAAAAATGCATTAACCAGCGCAAACAATCCCCAGTTAAAATCGGAACGGCTCAGAAGTCTCTCGTCTCCAACAACCCCTGCAGGTTTTTGGCGAAAACCGAATACCGGACCGGCTTAATCAGCTTGACTTTCACGGGAGATTCCCCCAACCGGGTTTCGTCCACCATACCAGAAACAATCATGACCGGCGTTCCGTTCGTCACCGGATGAACCCGTAACCGCCGCAGCACTTCGTAGCCGTTCACGAACGGCATTTCCAGATCCAGTGTAATGAGGTGCGGCCGAAATTCAATGGCCGCCCGAAGCGAATCCCGCGCGTCCGTCACACACCGGACGTCAAACCCTAACGCTTCACAAAAGTCCCCCAACAGATCAGCCATGCCGATGTCGTCGTCGATGACAAGAATTCGTTTTTCATACGACATGCCCGCCTCCTTCCGATTCATTATGTCACACAATTACCCTACACCCAGTCCCGCCCGCCTGCCTTAAGATGTTGTAACAATTTCCTGCGTTTACAAATTTGTTACAAATTCTTAAGAGATCCTTTTGTTTTCTTTGGTATCTTACGAATCAAGAATTCACTCAATATTGATTCAAGAAGGACTGATCCCTAGATGCCCATGTTCGGTTTCCCTTTATCTTGCGATCGCTTGATGCCCACCAAGAAGGTCATCGCTACGGTGACGGCATTGGCTTGTTTTTTTTCCTTTATTACCTCCCCGTTTTTAGAAGCCTCATCTTTAAATCATGCATCCGTAGGGAACAGTCGTCAGCACTCCGAGAATTCGCTCCCTCAGGTCACGCCCCAAGATCAAGGGGGTAGGATCGGCCCATCGTCACTTCTACGGGAATCCTTATGGTCATTGGTCGGTCGGCAGGGCTGGCGCGTGGAGGGACGGTTACTCCCGTTCATTACCCAAATAGAAGACAACCATGGGGACACACCTTCTCAGTTGGCGGCGGTTCACCTGTTGGACAAGGTGGATTCAGAGCGCGGAAATGAACCCCTTCTCATTGGGGT
It encodes the following:
- a CDS encoding response regulator transcription factor, with protein sequence MIKKRVLVVDDDRDIRRLVESILSKEGFVTIGAENGADALKKVVNSKPDLIILDLQLPDKDGFEICKILRADPATRYIPVVFLTVQNLDSYKIAGLEIGADDYITKPFNQTELVARIKAVLRRAEWRDKKDPGLKEGPLTIDMEKHTAVMDGKAINLAPKEFDLLLTLMRNEGKVLTRAELSETVWGQEYFGNTRTVDVHVGRLRRKLGKQGDRVKTVERIGYRFE
- a CDS encoding response regulator; amino-acid sequence: MSYEKRILVIDDDIGMADLLGDFCEALGFDVRCVTDARDSLRAAIEFRPHLITLDLEMPFVNGYEVLRRLRVHPVTNGTPVMIVSGMVDETRLGESPVKVKLIKPVRYSVFAKNLQGLLETRDF
- a CDS encoding HAMP domain-containing protein, encoding MKHISLRTKLVAHSTLLVLVAVVGVGVSLYIAEKRYLIQRFDQSQEDNVNSLVQIRREAVTAQNDQLLLSYLSLLRRSRALSYAMIQDNTGRVVAHTNPAFVGQRLTDPLSLRAIEATSLLRQQGGATDDVVDLALPIMQGFTRMGIARVGYSQTSMGLLVGQALEAAHHRIVIAGLLAIGFGVVVAVMLSLLLTRPIGLLRDGAHKIGEGNLDHRIRITTRDELGELAHEFNVMATKLQELDQLKQDFVSNVTHELRSPLTSLRGYVELLLREGAGAINEEQREFLIVIKNNSVRLARFIDNLLDVAKIEAGKIELHPERIRLQDLALEMTVVFRPLAQEKDITFLTDFPPRLRPIHADADKLLEVMTNLLSNAFKFTPAQGKVTLAATEEEGNVHILIKDTGIGIPPESLGIIFNKFEQVKPTQGLARKTKGSGLGLTIVKGIVEAHGGRVWIESQMNQGTTVHVLLPQPGREEEDIELI
- a CDS encoding transcriptional regulator; amino-acid sequence: MRLKLKEIIKAWPVLSKALSVPHKRAEYEETVALLDELIDTVGENENHPLASLMETLSAVVEAYEQHHVPEFSEEPRFSLRALMKEHGLTQGNLPEVGSQGVVSEVLNGKRRLNIRQIQALSHRFGVAPAVFL
- a CDS encoding type II toxin-antitoxin system HigB family toxin, which codes for MRIITRKRLIEFSKRHPDARHGLTHWYRVMTHTDYASRAALRVTFPSADAVDPLTVFNIAGNEVRLIVAIHYNRKIVYIRHVLTHAEYDKDKWKE
- a CDS encoding DUF2283 domain-containing protein; translated protein: MKLNYYGDTDSLYIDLNSRPSAETREIVEGLLVDLDKDGRVVGIDIDHASTMRDLKKLELLHLPVVEINAA